A single window of Aspergillus puulaauensis MK2 DNA, chromosome 5, nearly complete sequence DNA harbors:
- a CDS encoding Arf family guanine nucleotide exchange factor SYT1 (COG:U;~EggNog:ENOG410PJIX;~InterPro:IPR035999,IPR011993,IPR023394,IPR000904, IPR001849;~PFAM:PF00169,PF01369;~go_function: GO:0005086 - ARF guanyl-nucleotide exchange factor activity [Evidence IEA];~go_process: GO:0032012 - regulation of ARF protein signal transduction [Evidence IEA]) — protein sequence MHWKGFRLGALYDSESKRNLAEPQLQARHSEQLTRSTLSTTNLPSRASESSPRSATPTGPEDDRGESGEGNNGAPAAGNSSFKSKSPSALHSSRDTLNRRGNRFSLMRLRHASDPQLSKTYAKGETQTPPVPEIPPPPTIITTAPTSHELDQPVKRKGKFTFLPDLRKLSMDELPEQQAAPNGKAKQSQDSAGSQSADTALATSSNSTEGPGRLSTTSIRSSGGRDRPPNSHRSSVADVRFSESSRSDQSAGNGISRTNSPIGGTTSSHKRFRMPRLKRNRVQFPLPPKPTESQSGDTHAPGLTQFRSVPDGPTRGSDASDGQDHISPLPSPSRSSAGLSNPRPTISRKDSSNSAHSTHSTPSARGPFKSRTRSSTLDSVTNMRDADQQPSPNQPSSGRTSFSTTGRKSFGDIFGISQRLRQNSEPGYIRNNGSPSGTKGASTPLAKVQSYPKREEGDTPATYLSRLEENIPKSAIAGVLSQSGEEFYKTALRKFMRGFAFFGDPIDMSIRKLLMEVELPKETQQIDRFLQSFADRYHECNPGIFASTDQAYFIAFSILILHTDVFNKNNKRKMQKGDYVKNTRGEGVAEDVLECFYENISYTPFIRIEDSNHSTRHLAKPKKALFRVPSAENLSRVAREPVDPYALIMDGKLDTLRPSFRDVMNIEDPYHCNPTTGPPDMDSLHRAFAQSSILQIVSARSRPDAFMPASMENPADSNPGLVDIKVAKVGLLWRKDPKKKRARSPWQEWGALLTLSHLYFFKDVNWVKSLMAQCDTHRREGRRRGVVFRPPLTDFNPVGMMSTDNAVALLDTSYKKHKHAFVFVRRNSLEEVFLTNNEADMNDWLAKLNYAAAFRTTGVGTKSMAVTKYDAQRNRMSRRASFKSDTSRMSMDKDPACESTESDELMMARNRLIQQKIKEANESLFTTQKQLDEILRNARHLQVLTPVHSRAREQLIMAAGRMAAKLKWVRQDIWRTKSRREVLVRDLDIENEQPQTSPESHSLRLQIPKSNSSLSESAAGDLNGDKQVSPMTAKSPSIPPEKPPSVNQISSPTSSLGGVRRPSLATSVTSPDLLLRAGRAPSIDNVQERTKSASPHPASLERDPSVLSSGSKVDAASLASKTSKLTLPGSLDDGEERLLREAGLLDVNSSPSRKGSVTVESVDSESKKDEGHDGSQGDRMSRVRHSFHRTLRDSSSGHHGNYPRSKKRDSTQSAAAEDGQSTGEGAGGLSRKGGSFTVHGKKASIVTFGSDWQNMPPEERLKLRKPTPLEEPRASDTDLVSGGESVRSGLRASMDLPVPPRLSEEKVDDKLDTRSVRSESAMSTISQEAISPSTVIHEGQTRVSKDGVDEHQTPTLPQPVHA from the exons TTACTCGCTCTACGCTCTCAACGACCAACCTTCCATCGAGAGCTTCCGAGTCCTCCCCTCGCTCTGCCACCCCCACAGGTCCAGAAGATGATCGAGGTGAATCAGGCGAGGGCAACAATGGTGCCCCCGCTGCGGGGAATTCATCTTTCAAAAGCAAGAGCCCTAGCGCTCTACACTCCAGTCGGGATACCTTGAATCGGCGCGGGAATAGATTTAGTCTCATGAGACTGCGTCATGCTTCTGATCCTCAATTATCCAAAACATACGCCAAAGGGGAAACTCAGACTCCACCAGTGCCCGAAATACCTCCGC CTCCTACTATAATTACTACCGCGCCTACAAGTCATGAATTGGACCAACCCGTAAAGCGAAAGGGAAAGTTCACTTTTCTTCCGGACCTTAGAAAGTTGTCTATGGACGAACTGCCGGAGCAGCAAGCTGCCCCAAATGGCAAGGCAAAACAATCTCAAGATTCGGCGGGATCGCAGAGTGCGGATACGGCGTTGGCAACCTCGAGTAACAGCACCGAAGGGCCGGGACGCCTTTCAACAACGTCGATTCGGAGTAGTGGTGGTCGCGATCGACCTCCCAATTCACATCGTTCCTCGGTAGCGGATGTTCGGTTCTCTGAATCTTCTCGCTCCGATCAAAGTGCCGGTAATGGTATTTCTCGAACGAACTCCCCTATCGGAGGCACAACTTCTAGCCATAAGCGATTTCGCATGCCCCGCCTGAAAAGAAACCGTGTTCAATTCCCATTACCACCAAAACCCACTGAATCGCAGTCGGGTGACACACATGCACCGGGCTTAACCCAGTTTCGGTCCGTTCCTGACGGGCCAACTCGAGGCTCCGACGCCTCAGATGGACAAGATCACATTTCCCCGTTGCCGTCTCCCTCACGGTCATCTGCAGGTTTATCAAACCCACGTCCGACTATATCTCGAAAGGATTCATCCAACTCCGCCCATTCAACCCATTCTACACCGTCGGCCCGTGGTCCGTTTAAGAGCAGAACCAGGTCCTCGACATTGGATTCGGTCACCAACATGCGCGACGCCGACCAACAACCGTCTCCGAACCAACCCTCATCTGGGAGAACCTCATTTTCGACCACCGGCCGCAAAAGTTTTGGTGATATTTTCGGTATTTCACAACGGTTAAGGCAAAATTCGGAGCCTGGTTATATTCGAAACAACGGGTCACCTAGTGGCACGAAAGGCGCGTCAACACCACTTGCGAAAGTCCAGTCTTATccaaagagagaagaaggtgacACTCCCGCAACATACCTCTCACGGCTCGAGGAGAACATTCCAAAGAGTGCGATTGCGGGAGTCCTTTCCCAATCTGGCGAGGAGTTTTATAAAACCGCCTTGCGAAAGTTCATGCGGGGGTTTGCTTTCTTTGGCGACCCTATCGACATGTCCATTAGAAAACTACTAATGGAAGTGGAGCTACCGAAGGAGACGCAGCAGATCGATCGTTTCCTCCAGAGCTTCGCAGACCGATATCATGAGTGTAACCCGGGAATCTTCGCGTCTACAG ATCAAGCATACTTTATTGCTTTCTCCATTCTCATCCTGCACACAGATGTGTTTAATAAGAACAACAAGCGCAAGATGCAGAAGGGAGATTATGTCAAGAATACACGCGGCGAAGGTGTAGCGGAGGATGTCTTGGAATGCTTTTACGAGAATATCTCTTACACGCCTTTCATTCGCATCGAGGATTCCAACCACAGTACCCGTCACTTAGCGAAACCCAAGAAAGCCTTGTTTCGGGTTCCAAGCGCCGAGAATTTGTCACGCGTGGCCAGAGAACCTGTTGACCCCTACGCGCTAATTATGGATGGAAAACTTGACACTCTGCGACCAAGTTTTAGGGATGTCATGAACATAGAAGACCCATACCACTGCAACCCAACCACAGGCCCACCAGACATGGACAGTTTGCACCGGGCCTTTGCCCAGTCATCTATCCTGCAGATTGTCTCCGCACGATCGCGACCCGATGCTTTCATGCCAGCTAGCATGGAAAATCCTGCCGATTCCAACCCCGGACTGGTCGATATCAAGGTGGCCAAGGTCGGATTGCTCTGGCGCAAAGACCCGAAAAAGAAACGGGCACGATCTCCGTGGCAGGAATGGGGTGCCTTACTGACCTTGTCCCACTTGTATTTCTTTAAGGACGTGAATTGGGTAAAGTCCTTAATGGCTCAGTGTGATACCCATCGGAGAGAAGGACGTCGCCGAGGCGTGGTGTTCAGACCTCCGCTGACCGATTTCAACCCCGTTGGGATGATGTCTACGGACAATGCGGTGGCTCTCCTTGACACCAGCTATAAGAAACATAAGCACGCCTTTGTATTTGTCCGCCGGAACTCCCTTGAGGAAGTCTTTTTGACCAACAATGAGGCGGACATGAATGACTGGCTGGCAAAACTCAATTATGCAGCAGCGTTCCGAACAACGGGAGTTGGGACTAAAAGCATGGCCGTCACGAAGTACGATGCCCAACGGAATCGGATGAGTCGTCGGGCCTCCTTCAAGTCTGATACATCGCGGATGTCCATGGATAAAGACCCAGCCTGTGAAAGCACCGAAAGCGATGAGTTGATGATGGCTCGCAACCGATTGATTCAACAGAAAATTAAGGAGGCCAATGAATCTCTATTCACCACCCAAAAGCAGCTAGACGAAATTCTGAGGAACGCTAGGCATCTACAAGTGCTGACTCCTGTCCACTCGCGAGCAAGAGAGCAATTGATTATGGCTGCCGGCCGTATGGCAGCGAAGCTCAAGTGGGTGAGGCAGGATATCTGGCGTACCAAAAGCCGCCGAGAGGTGCTAGTCCGCGATTTGGATATAGAGAATGAACAACCGCAAACATCGCCCGAATCGCATAGTCTCCGGTTGCAAATACCAAAATCTAACTCCTCTCTGTCTGAATCGGCTGCAGGAGACCTCAACGGGGACAAGCAGGTGTCGCCAATGACTGCCAAGTCCCCCAGCATACCCCCCGAGAAACCACCATCCGTCAACCAAATATCATCCCCGACGTCTAGCCTGGGTGGCGTACGTCGGCCTAGCCTTGCTACTTCTGTGACTTCACCTGACCTCTTGTTACGTGCGGGCAGAGCACCGTCAATTGATAACGTTCAAGAGCGAACGAAATCAgcttctccccatccagcaaGCTTGGAGCGTGACCCTTCGGTGCTCAGTTCTGGCAGCAAAGTGGATGCTGCGAGTCTCGCTTCCAAGACCTCCAAATTGACGCTTCCCGGAAGCTtagatgatggcgaggaacgTCTCCTGCGGGAGGCAGGATTGTTGGATGTGAATAGCTCACCGTCCCGCAAAGGATCCGTTACTGTGGAGAGTGTGGATTCCGAATCAAAGAAGGATGAAGGGCATGATGGATCTCAGGGTGACCGGATGAGTCGAGTTCGCCACAGCTTCCACCGCACATTACGCGATTCATCCAGCGGTCATCATGGGAATTACCCCCGAAGTAAGAAACGAGACTCCACACAAAGCGCTGCAGCGGAAGACGGCCAGAGCACAGGCGAAGGGGCGGGCGGCCTGTCACGTAAGGGGGGCAGCTTCACTGTGCATGGGAAAAAGGCTTCGATTGTAACTTTTGGGTCCGACTGGCAGAACATGCCGCCAGAAGAGCGTCTCAAACTTCGAAAGCCTACTCCGTTGGAAGAACCGCGAGCGTCCGACACAGATCTAGTCAGTGGTGGTGAATCCGTCCGTTCTGGTTTGAGAGCGTCAATGGACCTTCCGGTTCCACCAAGGCTATccgaggagaaggttgaTGATAAACTAGACACGCGCTCAGTACGTTCTGAGAGCGCTATGTCCACAATATCCCAAGAAGCCATTTCACCATCAACCGTCATCCATGAGGGACAGACCCGAGTGTCGAAGGATGGCGTCGATGAACACCAGACGCCAACATTACCGCAGCCCGTACACGCATGA